From Hermetia illucens chromosome 6, iHerIll2.2.curated.20191125, whole genome shotgun sequence, one genomic window encodes:
- the LOC119659106 gene encoding odorant receptor 83a-like, whose product MPKLFKIANKDLKDSYDIEDLLSYQSFPFKMMGLLSFDFEKRIPPSLLSSYNVLKNIVGLLVILLPTAQLIFLIKTCYDERDADLLYLANLITSVFMLGGSACVLTHLFVKRDELQSLVAFINTRFKRRSEKGLEYVTITTAYRVTLYITIVWINLPAASVLFWSFGSVFSGTREFPVHSWYPFDAKLQKGINKLKNALFQQLYVFELICLIQIVTQLIMVTSYASISVLFLSMVIMSCSQLDILFCEAKNLWFTSAIHADYNSSLLRLYQRNKMNQDEEVNQYFCSTEIQEDFGHLEYDNEDTRDLGSPSFEITPSLRVGMRLAIKRIAQHHAMIMEFGKKLESLYNFLAFLRVGEMTLQLCFLAFVAVQAKQDFKAFFNNVQYIILTLIDLSLYAYPGEMLRQQSVKVGDALMRAQWSEISRYFKNDILIIQTCSLRPITLSGAKIFPLDISQLKMAVTTAFSYYTLLESIAARKD is encoded by the exons ATGCCGAAGCTTTTTAAAATTGCTAATAAGGACCTCAAGGACTCGTACGATATCGAAGACCTACTAAGCTATCAGTCGTTTCCATTCAAAATGATGGGTTTGCTCTCATTCGATTTTGAGAAGAGAATCCCCCCATCCCTACTATCGTCCTACAATGTCCTGAAAAATATTGTTGGTTTGCTTGTGATATTGTTGCCAACTGCTCAGCTCATTTTCTTAATAAAAACCTGCTATGATGAAAGGGATGCGGATTTGTTGTATCTTGCGAATCTAATAACGTCCGTTTTCATGCTCGGAGGGAGCGCGTGTGTGTTGACGCACTTGTTCGTGAAAAGGGATGAGTTGCAGAGTTTGGTTGCGTTTATAAATACGCGATTCAAGAGAAGATCAGAGAAAG GATTAGAATATGTCACCATAACAACGGCTTATAGGGTTACATTGTACATAACCATCGTTTGGATCAATTTACCCGCCGCATCTGTGCttttctggagttttggcaGTGTGTTTTCTGGAACTAGAGAATTTCCAGTACACTCCTGGTATCCCTTCGATGCAAAG CTCCAGAAAGGaattaataaattgaaaaacGCCCTTTTCCAGCAACTATATGTGTTTGAACTTATTTGTCTTATTCAAATCGTCACGCAATTGATAATGGTTACAAGTTATGCAAGTATAAGCGTCCTGTTCCTATCGATGGTCATTATGTCCTGCAGTCAGCTGGACATTCTATTCTGTGAAGCAAAGAATTTATGGTTTACCTCAGCGATACATGCGGATTATAACTCGAGTCTTCTAAG GTTATATCAACGGAATAAAATGAACCAGGATGAAGAAGTTAATCAATACTTCTGTAGCACTGAAATTCAGGAAGATTTCGGTCATCTAGAATATGATAATGAAGATACTCGCGATTTAGGTTCCCCTTCTTTCGAGATTACTCCTAGCCTTAGAGTGGGTATGCGTTTGGCCATCAAGAGAATCGCACAGCACCACGCGATGATTATGGAGTTCGGGAAAAAGCTGGAGtcgctttacaattttttggcgTTTCTTCGCGTTGGAGAGATGACCTTGCAGTTATGCTTTTTGGCGTTTGTTGCAGTACAA GCTAAACAGGACTTCAAAGCTTTTTTTAACAACGTTCAATACATAATTTTGACTCTTATCGACTTATCACTTTATGCATACCCAGGGGAAATGTTACGACAGCAAAGTGTTAAGGTTGGTGATGCTCTAATGAGGGCTCAATGGTCTGAAATCAGCAGATACTTTAAGAATGACATCTTAATAATTCAAACATGTTCGTTACGACCCATCACTCTGTCAGGAGCTAAAATCTTTCCGCTGGACATTAGCCAACTCAAAATG GCCGTTACAACAGCATTTTCGTACTACACATTGCTTGAAAGCATTGCTGCACGGAAGGATTAA